One bacterium DNA window includes the following coding sequences:
- a CDS encoding SIS domain-containing protein produces MNLDEPRYSRYALVREMMETLAVVRNFDPECTRAIAAPIQAAGRLLLTGEGSSRIFPAKNAIRKALTRGLDLTIVTEGSRQAAQYDLSRFAVFCASNSGRTREAVMLASKLAGSGTRRFALCARSGSPLEKVCDHTLLLRCGAEAAVAATKSVVEQALVYESLLWHLGTPPREGWQEALALHLHTALTLRIPPALVLAVAKAPLLYFAGYNDGVAEELTLKTNEIIRKKSDFLEGTYAAHGIEEVMNPEDVVIVVDPIEEEIGKFREVLVQGVGLTVIAIASRITPFPTILVPDAGEMNPYLYLGAGWNLLVETGLTLGIDLDKPVRARKVGNEFSG; encoded by the coding sequence ATGAATCTGGATGAACCACGCTACTCGCGCTACGCTCTCGTCCGTGAGATGATGGAAACCCTTGCGGTGGTGCGCAATTTCGATCCCGAATGCACCCGTGCCATAGCCGCACCGATCCAGGCGGCCGGTAGGTTGCTGCTGACCGGTGAGGGTTCGAGCCGGATTTTCCCGGCCAAGAATGCGATCCGCAAAGCCCTGACCCGCGGCCTTGATCTGACCATCGTCACCGAGGGGTCACGGCAGGCGGCCCAGTACGATCTGAGCCGCTTTGCGGTTTTTTGCGCCTCCAATTCCGGGCGGACCCGCGAGGCGGTGATGCTCGCTAGCAAACTGGCGGGATCCGGCACCCGGCGTTTTGCCCTGTGCGCCCGGAGCGGCTCTCCTCTAGAGAAGGTCTGCGATCACACTCTCCTGCTCCGCTGCGGTGCAGAGGCCGCTGTGGCCGCGACTAAGAGCGTCGTGGAACAGGCGCTCGTTTATGAATCGCTGCTTTGGCATCTGGGCACGCCCCCGCGGGAGGGCTGGCAGGAGGCGCTCGCGCTCCACCTGCACACCGCCCTCACCCTGCGCATCCCGCCCGCCCTCGTCCTAGCAGTTGCCAAGGCGCCGCTGCTCTATTTTGCGGGCTACAACGATGGTGTCGCCGAAGAGCTCACCCTCAAAACCAACGAGATCATCCGTAAAAAATCGGATTTTCTCGAAGGGACCTACGCCGCCCATGGTATCGAGGAGGTCATGAATCCGGAGGATGTGGTGATAGTAGTCGATCCAATCGAGGAGGAGATCGGAAAATTCAGGGAGGTGCTGGTGCAGGGCGTCGGGCTGACTGTGATCGCCATCGCCTCGCGTATAACCCCTTTCCCGACGATTCTCGTACCGGATGCCGGGGAGATGAATCCCTATCTCTATCTCGGCGCC